In one window of Bombus vancouverensis nearcticus chromosome 10, iyBomVanc1_principal, whole genome shotgun sequence DNA:
- the Stim gene encoding stromal interaction molecule isoform X1 — translation MRSSVITNVIVLFGLHLSYWCWNTVDASGGALDTSSNFQSGSTGSSHSKVTAFSATLTDGLAQAVAHEAGSDTCNDDLACLTLASHDRLGLEAIKSLHSQLDDDANGNVDLTESDDFLREELQYEAGYERRQRAFHHNDDMHISVRELWEAWLRSEVHNWTIEQTSEWLASSVDLPQYVPTFIQHRVTGATLPRLAVNNMQYLSNVLGIKDPIHKQKIALKAMDVVLFGPPKDTGHGIKDTVLITLFFGVCIGCWYAYRQRQDSKKHLHRMMKDMESLHKAELALEDLQKELERARMEQESVTTEKQNLEKRLQDESVGLHASYSDLEVSQLKAEIEMLKVELQRAEGELEDRCWSPPSGLQHWLQLTHEIENKAYTKKKISAEKQLQQAREACEKLRKKRSSLVGAFVSTHGKSIDEVDKSIVEARTALNEVTVELQERVHRWKQIELLCGFNIINNNGLSYLETVLYRGTPNGRGLGLRGRLSSQDDLDDEASSVYSPSTCGAAGTLDSLIWKESSVPPDSSSSETGKDTPPESNVVHFTVGDGPVEPVRASSKEKSKIMRSHSQDTSMPLAVENKTTSPFLSKSSYSENSLDSSSQDRSGQQKIGPTFATTASTTSINSTTTTSISSSSRKALKEPQQQSTVDDETLSTDSNSTTDNDESKKRRRKMLFTFRRNKTKVTL, via the exons ATGCGATCATCCGTGATAACCAATGTGATTGTACTGTTTGGACTGCATTTGTCGTATTGGTGTTGGAACACGGTAGATGCCAGCGGCGGGGCACTCGACACGAGCTCGAACTTTCAATCTGGTTCAACTGGAAGTTCACATTCCAAAGTTACGGCATTCTCCGCGACACTTACCGATGGATTAGCGCAAGCCGTTGCTCACGAAGCTG GTTCCGATACTTGTAACGATGACCTAGCTTGTCTTACACTGGCTTCTCATGATCGACTAGGTTTAGAAGCTATCAAATCACTCCACAGTCAACTAGACGATGATGCCAATGGAAATGTGGATCTTACAGAGTCAGATgat TTTTTAAGAGAAGAGTTACAATATGAAGCTGGGTATGAAAGGAGACAGAGGGCTTTCCATCATAATGATGATATGCATATTAGTGTTCGAGAACTTTGGGAAGCCTGGTTAAGGTCAGAG gTTCATAATTGGACTATAGAACAAACATCAGAATGGTTAGCTTCTAGTGTAGATCTTCCACAATATGTTCCTACTTTTATACAACACCGTGTAACTGGTGCTACACTTCCAAG ATTGGCTGTGAACAATATGCAATACCTAAGTAATGTGTTAGGCATCAAGGATCCCATTCATAAACAAAAAATTGCCTTAAAAGCTATGGATGTAGTTCTTTTTGGGCCACCAAAGG ATACTGGACATGGCATCAAAGATACGGTATTAATAACATTGTTTTTCGGAGTGTGTATAGGATGTTGGTATGCATATCGGCAGAGGCAAGACTCAAAGAAACATCTCCACAGAATGATGAAGGATATGGAGAGTTTACATAAAGCAGAATTGGCATTGGAGGACTTGCAA AAAGAATTGGAGAGGGCACGAATGGAACAAGAAAGTGTAACTACTGAGAAACAAAACTTAGAGAAACGTTTACAAGACGAAAGTGTGGGATTGCACGCTTCTTACTCCGATCTCGAAGTTTCTCAATTAAAGGCAGAAATCGAA ATGTTAAAAGTTGAATTGCAACGTGCAGAGGGCGAACTCGAAGACAGATGTTGGTCTCCTCCTTCTGGATTGCAACATTGGTTACAATTAACTCACGAAATTGAAAATAAAGCATATACCAAGAAAAAGATATCTGCAGAGAAACAGTTGCAACAAGCACGAGAAGCA TGCGAGAAACTGCGAAAAAAACGATCGAGTTTAGTAGGAGCGTTTGTTTCAACTCATGGAAAATCGATTGATGAAGTTGACAAAAGTATAGTTGAGGCAAGAACTGCTCTAAACGAAGTCACCGTAGAATTGCAAGAAAGAGTACATCGTTGGAAGCAAATTGAGCTGCTATGtggttttaatataataaataataatggtcTAAGTTATTTAGAAACTGTTCTATACAGAGGAACTCCTAACGGTCGAGGTCTTGGACTCAGAG GTCGACTCAGTAGCCAAGATGACTTAGACGACGAAGCAAGTTCAGTTTACTCGCCTTCAACATGTGGTGCCGCAG GTACACTAGACAGCCTAATATGGAAGGAGTCGTCGGTTCCTCCAGACTCGTCCAGCAGTGAAACCGGGAAGGATACACCACCAGAGAGTAACGTTGTACATTTCACCGTCGGCGATGGGCCCGTCGAGCCCGTCAGAGCATCCAGCAAAGAGAAGTCCAAAATCATGCGTTCCCACAGTCAAGACACGAGCATGCCTCTCGCCGTCGAGAACAAGACTACCTCACCATTCCTGTCGAAGTCGTCTTATTCAGAGAATTCGTTGGATTCGTCGAGCCAAGATCGATCAGGGCAGCAAAAAATTGGTCCAACGTTCGCGACGACCGCGAGTACCACCAGCATCAACTCCACGACAACGACGAGCATATCGAGCAGTAGCAGGAAAGCGCTGAAGGAGCCGCAACAACAGTCAACGGTGGACGACGAAACGTTATCGACGGACTCGAACTCGACCACGGACAACGACGAGTCGAAAAAACGACGCCGGAAGATGCTGTTCACGTTCAGGAGGAACAAGACCAAGGTCACGTTATGA
- the Stim gene encoding stromal interaction molecule isoform X2, producing MRSSVITNVIVLFGLHLSYWCWNTVDASGGALDTSSNFQSGSTGSSHSKVTAFSATLTDGLAQAVAHEAGSDTCNDDLACLTLASHDRLGLEAIKSLHSQLDDDANGNVDLTESDDFLREELQYEAGYERRQRAFHHNDDMHISVRELWEAWLRSEVHNWTIEQTSEWLASSVDLPQYVPTFIQHRVTGATLPRLAVNNMQYLSNVLGIKDPIHKQKIALKAMDVVLFGPPKDTGHGIKDTVLITLFFGVCIGCWYAYRQRQDSKKHLHRMMKDMESLHKAELALEDLQKELERARMEQESVTTEKQNLEKRLQDESVGLHASYSDLEVSQLKAEIEMLKVELQRAEGELEDRCWSPPSGLQHWLQLTHEIENKAYTKKKISAEKQLQQAREACEKLRKKRSSLVGAFVSTHGKSIDEVDKSIVEARTALNEVTVELQERVHRWKQIELLCGFNIINNNGLSYLETVLYRGTPNGRGLGLRGRLSSQDDLDDEASSVYSPSTCGAAEQGTKLRSLVKYGI from the exons ATGCGATCATCCGTGATAACCAATGTGATTGTACTGTTTGGACTGCATTTGTCGTATTGGTGTTGGAACACGGTAGATGCCAGCGGCGGGGCACTCGACACGAGCTCGAACTTTCAATCTGGTTCAACTGGAAGTTCACATTCCAAAGTTACGGCATTCTCCGCGACACTTACCGATGGATTAGCGCAAGCCGTTGCTCACGAAGCTG GTTCCGATACTTGTAACGATGACCTAGCTTGTCTTACACTGGCTTCTCATGATCGACTAGGTTTAGAAGCTATCAAATCACTCCACAGTCAACTAGACGATGATGCCAATGGAAATGTGGATCTTACAGAGTCAGATgat TTTTTAAGAGAAGAGTTACAATATGAAGCTGGGTATGAAAGGAGACAGAGGGCTTTCCATCATAATGATGATATGCATATTAGTGTTCGAGAACTTTGGGAAGCCTGGTTAAGGTCAGAG gTTCATAATTGGACTATAGAACAAACATCAGAATGGTTAGCTTCTAGTGTAGATCTTCCACAATATGTTCCTACTTTTATACAACACCGTGTAACTGGTGCTACACTTCCAAG ATTGGCTGTGAACAATATGCAATACCTAAGTAATGTGTTAGGCATCAAGGATCCCATTCATAAACAAAAAATTGCCTTAAAAGCTATGGATGTAGTTCTTTTTGGGCCACCAAAGG ATACTGGACATGGCATCAAAGATACGGTATTAATAACATTGTTTTTCGGAGTGTGTATAGGATGTTGGTATGCATATCGGCAGAGGCAAGACTCAAAGAAACATCTCCACAGAATGATGAAGGATATGGAGAGTTTACATAAAGCAGAATTGGCATTGGAGGACTTGCAA AAAGAATTGGAGAGGGCACGAATGGAACAAGAAAGTGTAACTACTGAGAAACAAAACTTAGAGAAACGTTTACAAGACGAAAGTGTGGGATTGCACGCTTCTTACTCCGATCTCGAAGTTTCTCAATTAAAGGCAGAAATCGAA ATGTTAAAAGTTGAATTGCAACGTGCAGAGGGCGAACTCGAAGACAGATGTTGGTCTCCTCCTTCTGGATTGCAACATTGGTTACAATTAACTCACGAAATTGAAAATAAAGCATATACCAAGAAAAAGATATCTGCAGAGAAACAGTTGCAACAAGCACGAGAAGCA TGCGAGAAACTGCGAAAAAAACGATCGAGTTTAGTAGGAGCGTTTGTTTCAACTCATGGAAAATCGATTGATGAAGTTGACAAAAGTATAGTTGAGGCAAGAACTGCTCTAAACGAAGTCACCGTAGAATTGCAAGAAAGAGTACATCGTTGGAAGCAAATTGAGCTGCTATGtggttttaatataataaataataatggtcTAAGTTATTTAGAAACTGTTCTATACAGAGGAACTCCTAACGGTCGAGGTCTTGGACTCAGAG GTCGACTCAGTAGCCAAGATGACTTAGACGACGAAGCAAGTTCAGTTTACTCGCCTTCAACATGTGGTGCCGCAG AACAAGGGACCAAGCTGCGTTCTCTGGTAAAGTATGGCATCTGA
- the Stim gene encoding stromal interaction molecule isoform X3 — MRSSVITNVIVLFGLHLSYWCWNTVDASGGALDTSSNFQSGSTGSSHSKVTAFSATLTDGLAQAVAHEAGSDTCNDDLACLTLASHDRLGLEAIKSLHSQLDDDANGNVDLTESDDFLREELQYEAGYERRQRAFHHNDDMHISVRELWEAWLRSEVHNWTIEQTSEWLASSVDLPQYVPTFIQHRVTGATLPRLAVNNMQYLSNVLGIKDPIHKQKIALKAMDVVLFGPPKDTGHGIKDTVLITLFFGVCIGCWYAYRQRQDSKKHLHRMMKDMESLHKAELALEDLQKELERARMEQESVTTEKQNLEKRLQDESVGLHASYSDLEVSQLKAEIEMLKVELQRAEGELEDRCWSPPSGLQHWLQLTHEIENKAYTKKKISAEKQLQQAREACEKLRKKRSSLVGAFVSTHGKSIDEVDKSIVEARTALNEVTVELQERVHRWKQIELLCGFNIINNNGLSYLETVLYRGTPNGRGLGLRGRLSSQDDLDDEASSVYSPSTCGAAGVEETILNGSKKD, encoded by the exons ATGCGATCATCCGTGATAACCAATGTGATTGTACTGTTTGGACTGCATTTGTCGTATTGGTGTTGGAACACGGTAGATGCCAGCGGCGGGGCACTCGACACGAGCTCGAACTTTCAATCTGGTTCAACTGGAAGTTCACATTCCAAAGTTACGGCATTCTCCGCGACACTTACCGATGGATTAGCGCAAGCCGTTGCTCACGAAGCTG GTTCCGATACTTGTAACGATGACCTAGCTTGTCTTACACTGGCTTCTCATGATCGACTAGGTTTAGAAGCTATCAAATCACTCCACAGTCAACTAGACGATGATGCCAATGGAAATGTGGATCTTACAGAGTCAGATgat TTTTTAAGAGAAGAGTTACAATATGAAGCTGGGTATGAAAGGAGACAGAGGGCTTTCCATCATAATGATGATATGCATATTAGTGTTCGAGAACTTTGGGAAGCCTGGTTAAGGTCAGAG gTTCATAATTGGACTATAGAACAAACATCAGAATGGTTAGCTTCTAGTGTAGATCTTCCACAATATGTTCCTACTTTTATACAACACCGTGTAACTGGTGCTACACTTCCAAG ATTGGCTGTGAACAATATGCAATACCTAAGTAATGTGTTAGGCATCAAGGATCCCATTCATAAACAAAAAATTGCCTTAAAAGCTATGGATGTAGTTCTTTTTGGGCCACCAAAGG ATACTGGACATGGCATCAAAGATACGGTATTAATAACATTGTTTTTCGGAGTGTGTATAGGATGTTGGTATGCATATCGGCAGAGGCAAGACTCAAAGAAACATCTCCACAGAATGATGAAGGATATGGAGAGTTTACATAAAGCAGAATTGGCATTGGAGGACTTGCAA AAAGAATTGGAGAGGGCACGAATGGAACAAGAAAGTGTAACTACTGAGAAACAAAACTTAGAGAAACGTTTACAAGACGAAAGTGTGGGATTGCACGCTTCTTACTCCGATCTCGAAGTTTCTCAATTAAAGGCAGAAATCGAA ATGTTAAAAGTTGAATTGCAACGTGCAGAGGGCGAACTCGAAGACAGATGTTGGTCTCCTCCTTCTGGATTGCAACATTGGTTACAATTAACTCACGAAATTGAAAATAAAGCATATACCAAGAAAAAGATATCTGCAGAGAAACAGTTGCAACAAGCACGAGAAGCA TGCGAGAAACTGCGAAAAAAACGATCGAGTTTAGTAGGAGCGTTTGTTTCAACTCATGGAAAATCGATTGATGAAGTTGACAAAAGTATAGTTGAGGCAAGAACTGCTCTAAACGAAGTCACCGTAGAATTGCAAGAAAGAGTACATCGTTGGAAGCAAATTGAGCTGCTATGtggttttaatataataaataataatggtcTAAGTTATTTAGAAACTGTTCTATACAGAGGAACTCCTAACGGTCGAGGTCTTGGACTCAGAG GTCGACTCAGTAGCCAAGATGACTTAGACGACGAAGCAAGTTCAGTTTACTCGCCTTCAACATGTGGTGCCGCAG GGGTGGAAGAAACTATACTTAATGGTTCCAAAAAAGATTAA
- the crm gene encoding cramped chromatin regulator — protein MENNAKNEDCEIQGINIVSKKEDSSSQTVQNSSDAKVPVDSKNTQVRVVRGTKKIKLDVGDGNNLEKKDSKDEENNTEVKVKSLKRSCELWSMEDKNTFFKALNEYGKDFDALQSYFLSQGKKKGLPDVVIKNKEQIRHFYYRTWLKISKHLKFSEDVKKTSQELYGLINYGELRRKLPRIYEKVQLKLNELVYWGSTQVRLRGRTMRIKTPICRALRKLNQLEDWQEEIKLPPRITIELRPRNNMAWWQVQASSMNPRVRTLLPIQRRLSSLLIFLQQRWRPAKYNTFPNLENAVANEMKDNRLLRVAPPEGSKIALPMVNLGEYLTSNSVSLNSYEKRLGLKSSRMDLLGSEQYIKGVGKKGIKKNKVDKKCMSRTEDNCTMPDNNSDIDAIESSSNVAERPSTVSNTEKANPEQKTEFNRFPGRETIERIRKGWNIEEANTITVGDLFLMFGRESKVTLEYWWDWNHREQHVGESTSTTLRDDNLCLTLQKLLSIAKHSYGTSKVYDNTSGSNETVISSRILSTKASTFKRPLIPQTYQKIGTPDAFKTQLDKFTTRFSKRGRTVRQKSLIVQRVLPIISTTSNTPEDVTSNNQEANKINDPPINNDDQQNDKSPSIIINVPQEKNFLDELEAARVPKPTNSIITSATQILKEGEHQWLNSEVADFSLSSFLGQLESPMKISQRSQNENNIEDSRPSSDVVSHMQCLMGESSVDYMAKFANLASQIASDDNKK, from the exons atggaaaataacgCGAAAAATGAAGATTGTGAAATTCAGGGGATTAATATAGTGAGCAAGAAAGAAGACAGTTCATcccaaactgtacaaaattctTCAGACGCAAAAGTTCCCGTGGATTCTAAGAATACTCAAGTTCGTGTCGTCCGAGGaacaaaaaagataaaattagaCGTTGGTGATGGTAATAACTTGGAAAAAAAAG ATTCCAAGGATGAAGAAAACAATACAGAGGTGAAAGTAAAATCTTTGAAAAGATCTTGCGAATTATGGTCCATGGAGGATAAAAATACCTTTTTCAAAGCTTTAAACGAGTATGGGAAAGACTTTGATGCTTTACAAAGTTATTTCTTGAGTcagggaaagaaaaaaggttTACCAGATGttgtgataaaaaataaggaaCAGATTAGGCATTTTTATTACAGAACTTGGCTAAAAATATCGAAGCACCTAAAATTTTCAGAAG ATGTAAAAAAAACTTCGCAGGAATTGTATGGATTAATTAATTATGGTGAACTTAGAAGAAAGTTACCACGAATATATGAAAAGGTACAGTTGAAATTAAATGAGTTGGTTTATTGGGGTTCAACACAAGTCAGACTTAGAGGAAGAACTATGAGAATTAAAACACCTATATGTAGAGCACTGAGAAAACTGAATCAATTAGAAG aTTGGCAAGAAGAAATTAAACTTCCCCCTAGGATAACAATAGAATTAAGGCCCCGTAATAATATGGCATGGTGGCAAGTGCAAGCATCTTCGATGAATCCAAGAGTACGCACTCTATTACCTATACAGAGACGTTTGTctagtttattaatatttctgcAACAAAGATGGAGACCTGCAAAGTATAACACA TTCCCCAATCTAGAAAATGCAGTTGCTAATGAAATGAAAGATAATCGGTTATTACGAGTAGCACCACCTGAAGGGAGCAAAATTGCTTTGCCAATGGTGAACCTTGGAGAGTATCTAACCAGCAACAGTGTCAGTttaaattcttatgaaaaaCGTCTAGGATTGAAAAGTTCCAGAATGGACCTATTAGGCTCAGAACAATACATAAAAGGAGTTGGAAAGAAAGGAATTAAGAAAAACAAAGTAGACAAAAAATGCATGAGCCGTACAGAGGATAACTGTACCATGCCAGACAATAATAGTGATATAGATGCAATAGAATCTAGCAGTAATGTTGCAGAAAGGCCGTCGACTGTTAGTAACACCGAAAAAGCTAATCCAGAGCAAAAAACAGAATTTAACAGATTTCCGGGAAGGGAAACTATTGAAAGAATTCGGAAGGGATGGAACATCGAGGAAGCAAACACCATTACTGTGGGGGACCTCTTTTTGATG TTTGGTCGCGAATCGAAAGTTACGCTGGAATATTGGTGGGACTGGAATCATCGGGAACAACACGTTGGAGAGTCTACATCAACAACTTTACGCGATGATAATTTGTGTCTTACCTTGCAAAAGTTATTATCTATAGCAAAACATAGTTATGGCACGAGTAAAGTATATGATAATACTTCTGGAAGTAATGAAACTGTGATTTCCTCTCGAATACTTTCGACAAAAGCATCGACCTTTAAAAGACCTTTAATTCCACAAACTTATCAAAAGATTGGAACACCAGATGCTTTCAAAACGCAGTTAGAT aagtttacaACACGTTTCAGTAAACGAGGTAGAACCGTGCGGCAAAAAAGTCTTATTGTACAAAGAGTATTGCCAATAATATCTACTACAAGCAATACACCAGAAGACGTAACTTCTAATAATCAAgaagcaaataaaataaatgaccCTCCTATAAATAATGATGATCAACAAAATGATAAATCGCCATCCATAATTATAAATGTACCACAGGAAAAAAATTTTTTGGATGAACTTGAAGCGGCAAGAGTTCCGAAACCTACGAATTCCATTATAACAAGCGCAACGCAAATACTTAAAGAGGGAGAACATCAATGGTTGAATAGTGAG gTAGCAGATTTTTCATTAAGTAGTTTCCTAGGTCAATTAGAGTCCCCCATGAAAATCTCACAGAGAAgtcaaaatgaaaataatatagaagATAGTCGGCCATCGTCCGAt GTCGTTTCACATATGCAATGCTTGATGGGGGAGAGCAGTGTTGATTATATGGCGAAATTTGCAAACCTTGCATCACAGATAGCATCTGAcgataacaaaaaataa
- the LOC117158363 gene encoding uncharacterized protein LOC117158363 isoform X1 codes for MNLIMDPFSSYDRTDLVEVCPSFPNLNDDDDHFVLDMDSLVTLKTNALTTRSYEPPRKKCYFGDENNEIDGTGWSDKPIRNWCQEETINWLMSAASYIGQPYSLIQHSLAVPGNELVTFTRDDFINHDPMYGDRLYDLLHSQHISNILPPFNTIHPHSEDEYARINSNSTSDAESDNNSIDYQTTKRPPGRPRVLKPKKSSTSQGKLWEFIRDLLRNRETCPSLICWEDYSQAKFRFVKSDEVAKRWGSRKGNTKMTYEKLSRAMRYYYKSKIFQPVLGRRLVYQFGPNAKGWQTDNPNFRY; via the exons ATGAACTTAATAATGGATCCGTTCAGTAGTTACGATAGAACCGACTTAGTGGAG GTGTGCCCTTCGTTTCCTAATCTAAATGACGACGATGATCATTTCGTACTGGACATGGACTCATTGGTCACATTGAAAACTAATGCCCTGACCACGCGTAGTTACGAACCTCCCCGAAAAAAGTGTTACTTTG GTgatgaaaataatgaaattgatgGTACCGGTTGGTCTGATAAACCTATTAGAAACTGGTGTCAAGAAGAAACAATAAACTGGTTGATGTCTGCGGCATCTTATATCGGACAACCGTATAGTCTGATACAACATAGTCTTGCGGTACCAGGAAACGAGTTGGTCACCTTTACCAGAGACGATTTTATCAACCATGATCCTATGTACGGAGATCGACTCTATGACCTACTCCACTCTCAGCATATCTCGAATATAC TTCCGCCATTTAATACCATCCATCCTCATTCCGAAGACGAATATGCGCGAATTAATTCCAACAGTACATCAG ATGCAGAATCAGATAATAATAGTATTGATTACCAAACTACCAAACGGCCACCAGGGAGACCAAGGGTATTAAAACCAAAAAAAAGTT CTACTAGCCAGGGAAAGCTTTGGGAGTTCATCAGGGACCTCTTACGTAATCGAGAAACGTGTCCAAGTTTAATCTGTTGGGAAGATTATTCTCAAGCGAAATTTCGGTTCGTTAAAAGCGATGAGGTCGCGAAACGATGGGGTTCAAGAAAAGGAAACACAAAAATGACGTACGAGAAACTGAGTCGAGCAATGAG GTACTATTATAAAAGCAAAATTTTTCAACCTGTACTCGGTAGAAGATTAGTTTATCAATTTGGACCAAATGCAAAGGGTTGGCAAACTGATAATCCAAACTtccgatattaa
- the LOC117158363 gene encoding uncharacterized protein LOC117158363 isoform X2 gives MDSLVTLKTNALTTRSYEPPRKKCYFGDENNEIDGTGWSDKPIRNWCQEETINWLMSAASYIGQPYSLIQHSLAVPGNELVTFTRDDFINHDPMYGDRLYDLLHSQHISNILPPFNTIHPHSEDEYARINSNSTSDAESDNNSIDYQTTKRPPGRPRVLKPKKSSTSQGKLWEFIRDLLRNRETCPSLICWEDYSQAKFRFVKSDEVAKRWGSRKGNTKMTYEKLSRAMRYYYKSKIFQPVLGRRLVYQFGPNAKGWQTDNPNFRY, from the exons ATGGACTCATTGGTCACATTGAAAACTAATGCCCTGACCACGCGTAGTTACGAACCTCCCCGAAAAAAGTGTTACTTTG GTgatgaaaataatgaaattgatgGTACCGGTTGGTCTGATAAACCTATTAGAAACTGGTGTCAAGAAGAAACAATAAACTGGTTGATGTCTGCGGCATCTTATATCGGACAACCGTATAGTCTGATACAACATAGTCTTGCGGTACCAGGAAACGAGTTGGTCACCTTTACCAGAGACGATTTTATCAACCATGATCCTATGTACGGAGATCGACTCTATGACCTACTCCACTCTCAGCATATCTCGAATATAC TTCCGCCATTTAATACCATCCATCCTCATTCCGAAGACGAATATGCGCGAATTAATTCCAACAGTACATCAG ATGCAGAATCAGATAATAATAGTATTGATTACCAAACTACCAAACGGCCACCAGGGAGACCAAGGGTATTAAAACCAAAAAAAAGTT CTACTAGCCAGGGAAAGCTTTGGGAGTTCATCAGGGACCTCTTACGTAATCGAGAAACGTGTCCAAGTTTAATCTGTTGGGAAGATTATTCTCAAGCGAAATTTCGGTTCGTTAAAAGCGATGAGGTCGCGAAACGATGGGGTTCAAGAAAAGGAAACACAAAAATGACGTACGAGAAACTGAGTCGAGCAATGAG GTACTATTATAAAAGCAAAATTTTTCAACCTGTACTCGGTAGAAGATTAGTTTATCAATTTGGACCAAATGCAAAGGGTTGGCAAACTGATAATCCAAACTtccgatattaa